The following coding sequences are from one bacterium window:
- a CDS encoding PD-(D/E)XK nuclease family protein → MTVYSHSRLSSFENCPRQFKYRYVDKIKVDTEGVEAFMGKRAHEILERLYHHIARNNRPPSLAQVLDRFRKDWALAWHDQIQIVRSENPPEFYLKRGERCLENYYRSNYPFEEGETVSIEERLLLSLDETGRYQAQGIVDRIVRRAPGHYEIHDYKSGGYLPKQARFDADRQLAMYQIGLEQTYDDVQEVELVWHYLFFNKTIRSSRTPEQLVSLKQDTVALIDSIEAESEFKTQPSQLCRWCDYNQICENARGVEKRDPSEETSSSTVLDAQTPVNETIEASLRQLSLLD, encoded by the coding sequence TTGACTGTCTACAGCCACTCGCGACTTTCGAGCTTCGAGAACTGCCCACGCCAGTTCAAGTATCGGTACGTCGACAAGATCAAGGTCGACACCGAGGGCGTGGAAGCGTTCATGGGCAAGCGCGCGCACGAGATTCTCGAGCGCCTGTACCACCACATTGCCCGCAACAACCGTCCGCCGAGTCTGGCGCAGGTTCTGGATCGGTTTCGCAAGGACTGGGCGCTGGCCTGGCACGACCAGATCCAGATCGTGCGCAGCGAGAACCCACCGGAGTTCTACCTGAAGCGCGGCGAGCGCTGTCTGGAGAACTACTACCGTTCGAACTATCCGTTCGAGGAGGGAGAGACCGTCTCGATCGAGGAGAGGCTACTGCTGAGCCTGGACGAGACCGGTAGATACCAGGCACAGGGAATCGTCGACCGCATCGTGCGACGCGCCCCCGGACACTACGAGATTCACGACTACAAGAGCGGCGGTTACCTGCCCAAGCAGGCGCGCTTCGACGCGGACCGACAGCTGGCGATGTACCAGATCGGGCTCGAGCAGACCTACGACGACGTACAGGAGGTCGAACTGGTCTGGCATTACCTGTTCTTCAACAAGACGATCCGCTCGTCGCGCACTCCAGAACAACTCGTTTCGCTGAAGCAGGATACGGTCGCGTTGATCGACTCGATCGAAGCGGAGAGCGAGTTCAAGACCCAGCCGAGCCAGCTGTGTCGCTGGTGCGACTACAATCAGATCTGCGAAAACGCCCGGGGAGTCGAGAAACGCGATCCGAGTGAGGAGACCTCCTCATCCACGGTCCTGGATGCTCAGACGCCGGTCAACGAAACGATCGAGGCCAGCCTGCGGCAACTCTCACTTCTCGACTGA
- a CDS encoding methyltransferase domain-containing protein yields MSEAHLDRIRAQFTRTADVYSRMRQTRDERGLDALVALSGAGSADRVLDVACGPGFLTMAFAKSCAQVTGFDATDAFIELARAEARDRGLDNLHFEHGDAQRLPFAEASFDVVSCRAAFHHFPHPDRVLAEMIRVLAPGGRVLVADLLGSEDVQRAEVHDRIEQLCDPTHVRALPASEFARLFAEADLTTVRELPSTLDYELDEWIAHGAPEEAGRKEIVSLMESCLENDRAGLNVRREDGQLSFSHRVALFVLERA; encoded by the coding sequence ATGAGCGAAGCTCATCTCGATCGGATCCGCGCGCAGTTCACGCGCACGGCGGATGTCTATTCCCGCATGCGCCAGACCCGCGACGAACGCGGGCTGGACGCCCTGGTCGCGCTTTCCGGAGCCGGTTCGGCGGACCGTGTTCTCGACGTGGCCTGCGGTCCGGGTTTTCTCACCATGGCTTTCGCGAAGAGCTGTGCCCAGGTCACCGGCTTCGATGCGACGGATGCGTTCATCGAACTGGCCCGGGCCGAGGCCCGGGACCGCGGCCTCGACAATCTGCACTTCGAGCACGGTGACGCGCAGCGCCTGCCTTTCGCAGAAGCATCTTTCGACGTGGTTTCCTGTCGCGCGGCGTTCCATCACTTTCCACACCCCGACCGCGTGCTCGCCGAGATGATCCGTGTCCTCGCGCCCGGAGGTCGCGTCCTCGTCGCCGATCTACTGGGCAGCGAAGACGTGCAGCGGGCGGAGGTCCACGATCGGATCGAGCAACTCTGCGATCCCACCCACGTCAGGGCTCTGCCAGCGTCGGAGTTCGCGCGACTCTTTGCCGAGGCCGACCTGACCACTGTCCGCGAACTGCCCTCCACGCTCGACTACGAGCTGGACGAGTGGATCGCCCACGGTGCACCGGAAGAGGCAGGGCGCAAAGAGATCGTTTCGCTGATGGAGTCGTGTCTTGAGAATGACCGGGCCGGACTCAACGTACGTCGCGAGGACGGACAGCTGAGCTTCAGTCACCGAGTTGCCTTGTTCGTGCTCGAACG